Within the Nocardioides humi genome, the region GGCCGTTCGTGGGCGAAATCCAGATCACACCGTCGATCCTCAACTCCGACTTCGCGCGACTCGGTGAGGAGGTGGCGCGGATCCCCGGCGCGGACTGGGTCCACGTCGACGTCATGGACAACCACTTCGTCCCCAACCTGACCTTCGGCCCGGCGATGGTCGAGGCGCTCGCCCGGGTCAGCCCGGTGCCGCTGGACGCCCACCTGATGATCGAGGACGCCGACCGCAACGCCCCGGCGTACGTCGAGGCCGGCTGCGGGTCGGTCACCTTCCACGTCGAGGCGGCCAAGGCGCCGGTCCGGCTCGCGCGCGAGATCCGCTCGGCCGGCGCCCGCGCGTCGATGGCGCTCAAGCCCGCCACCCCCGTCGAGCCGTACGAGGACCTCCTGGCCGAGCTCGACATGCTGCTGATCATGACCGTCGAGCCGGGCTTCGGCGGCCAGAGGTTCCTGGACCTGTGCCTGCCGAAGATCCGCCGCGCGCGGGCGCTGATGGACAAGCACGGCGTCGAGACCTGGCTGCAGGTCGACGGCGGGGTGTCGCTGGAGACCATCGAGCGCTGCGCCGAGGCCGGCGCCGACGTGTTCGTGGCCGGCTCGGCCGTCTACTCCGCCGACGACCCCGACGCCATGGTCGCCGCGCTGCGGGCCCGGGCCGAGGAGGCCCGGGGCTAGAGGCCCGGGGCTTAGAGCTCCGGCGGCTCGCCCACCGCGACCGGCACGTCGCCCCGGTGCTGCTCCAGCCAGTCCAGCACCCGGTGCAGGGGGTCGAGCGCCTCGGCCCCGAGCACGACGGTCAGGGCCGCCGCCGGCGGCGAGATCCTGAACGACTGCCCGAGCCGGGTCGCCAGCCGGCCCGCGCCGTTGAGGGCGATGGCGCCGTCGTCGCGCGCGACGAAGCGCAGCACGGGGAGGTGCTCGGCCTCCTCGACGTACGGCGGCACGATCTCCCACCACGCCACCTCGACCACGGCGAGGTCCGGCCAGCGCAGCAGCGCGGCGGCGTCCGGGCCCTGGAGCGCGACGCCGGCGTCGTCGAGGCGCAGGGCGGTGGCGTGGCGCAGCAGCGGCCGGGAGCCGACGCGGAAGCCGCCCCAGCCCAGGATCACCAGGCCGGCCAGGGCGAGCATCAGGGCGTCCAGCCGGTCGAAGGGGTCCAGGCCCCGGCTGGCGATCGCGACCAGTGGGGCGACGAGCAGCACGGCGCCGACGACGATCGCGACCAGCGCGGAGCGCGGCGGCCTGCCGGCCGGGGCGGGCAACCGGACGTCCATGGGCTGCACCCTAGCCGTGGGCGTGGACCGGCGACCGGCGTACTTGTCAGGCAACTCATGCGCTTGTCAGGGGTTGCAACCCCTGACAAGCGCATGGATCCCCGGACATCCGGGGATCCATGCAGCGGCCGCTCAGCCCTCCAGGGCCGCGTCCAGCGTGATCGGGACGCCGGCGAGCGCCTTGCTGACGGGGCAGCCGACCTTGGCGGCGCCGGCAGCGGTGTCGAAGGCGGCGGCGTCGAGGCCCTCGACCTCGGCGCGCACGGTCAGCACGATGCCGGTCAGCTGGAACCCGCCGGCGGGGTCCGGGCCGAGGGTGACGTCGGCGGAGACGTCGAGCGCGATCGGGGTCCCGCCGGCCTGGGCGATCTCGTTCGACAGCGACATGGCGTAGCACGCGGAGTGCGCGGCGCCGATGAGCTCTTCGGGGCTGGTGGTGCCGTCGGCGTCGTCGGCGGCACGCTTGGGGAAGGAGACGTCGAAGGTGCCGGCGCCG harbors:
- the rpe gene encoding ribulose-phosphate 3-epimerase produces the protein MQITPSILNSDFARLGEEVARIPGADWVHVDVMDNHFVPNLTFGPAMVEALARVSPVPLDAHLMIEDADRNAPAYVEAGCGSVTFHVEAAKAPVRLAREIRSAGARASMALKPATPVEPYEDLLAELDMLLIMTVEPGFGGQRFLDLCLPKIRRARALMDKHGVETWLQVDGGVSLETIERCAEAGADVFVAGSAVYSADDPDAMVAALRARAEEARG
- a CDS encoding OsmC family peroxiredoxin; protein product: MPTRTGRTAWNGGLQDGTGQVELTSSGAGTFDVSFPKRAADDADGTTSPEELIGAAHSACYAMSLSNEIAQAGGTPIALDVSADVTLGPDPAGGFQLTGIVLTVRAEVEGLDAAAFDTAAGAAKVGCPVSKALAGVPITLDAALEG